A stretch of the Aegilops tauschii subsp. strangulata cultivar AL8/78 chromosome 4, Aet v6.0, whole genome shotgun sequence genome encodes the following:
- the LOC109764594 gene encoding uncharacterized protein — MGMETGDGLDLSLSLRQYSPPKFQRVFSCCYCPRKFRTWQALGGHQNGHKLQRDLAREATAVEELGKAAVDDHSAPPRYGAHAWGAGGRIHPRRHRQQGTGTGSGAASSGTRRGNQELAEEAIDLSLKL, encoded by the coding sequence ATGGGCATGGAGACGGGCGACGGGCTCGATCTGAGCTTGTCTCTGCGCCAGTACTCGCCACCGAAGTTCCAGCGGGTGTTCTCCTGTTGCTATTGCCCCCGCAAGTTCAGGACTTGGCAGGCGCTCGGCGGCCACCAGAACGGGCACAAGCTGCAGCGCGACCTGGCCAGGGAGGCCACGGCGGTGGAAGAGCTTGGTAAGGCCGCCGTCGATGACCACAGCGCTCCGCCGCGCTACGGCGCCCACGCGTGGGGAGCAGGAGGGAGGATCCACCCTCGTCGACATCGCCAGCAGGGCACGGGTACTGGTTCGGGAGCAGCCTCCTCCGGGACAAGAAGAGGCAACCAAGAGCTCGCGGAAGAGGCGATTGACCTGTCCCTGAAGCTATGA